A stretch of DNA from Candidatus Palauibacter australiensis:
TCTCGAACGCGCCGTCCACGGGTTGGAGCGCCGCCCCCTCCTCCTCGCCGTCGAACGCGAGCCGCGCCGCCTCGGTGGCCATCGTCGGCGTCACCCGAAGACGGACCTCGGTCCCTCGCAGCACCGCGATGTCGCCGCCGTCCTCGACGGTCCGCGGGCTCAGCCCGGTGTAGGCGGGGAAGCGGTACTCGAGGTCGATCCGGTCCACGTAGGGCAGGTCCGCGACCTCGATGGTGAAGACGGGTGACCGGACGCCCTCGGAGGTCACCGTGTAGGCGGTGGGCTCGTCGAGGTCGAAGAGGAGGATCTCGAACGCGGCGTCCTCGGCGGCCGGCGTCATGAAGTAGCGTTCCCACACCTCCGACTCTCCGCGCCGGACGGCGACCTCCACTTCGTCCGTCTCGAACCCCTGTGGGAACGCGCGCACGAGTTGATCCGAGCCCCGGGCGATGAGCGCGTCGCCGGGCTCCACCGCGATCGCGTAGGGATTCGCGGCGTCGGCGGTCTTCCAGGGGCTCAGGAGGAGCGAGCCCGCCGTGCCCTGGAAGGCGGGGCCGAAGAGGGCGATCAGCAGCACGGCCGAGGCGACGCCCGCGAACCATGCGGTCGAACGGCGCAGCCGGTCGCGCTCGACGCGGCGCCCCCGGTCCACCCGGCGGGCGCGCCGGGCCGCGACCTCCAGCAGGCGGGCGTCGAGGCCGGAGCGGGCACCCGGCGACTTGGCGCGCTCGATCGCCGCGAGGAACGCCGCCTTGAGCGACGGTTCATGCTCCTCCAGGTAGAGCGCGACCTGCGCGTCCGAGACCCGGCGCAGGAGCGGGCGCACGACGAACCAGGCGAGGAGGCCGGCGGCGGCCGCCCAGAGCACGATGCGGAAGGCGAGAACCGCGCCGTCGTCGAAGCGCAGCCGGTCGATTCCCAAGGTCGCGATGAAGAAGACGGCGAAACCGATCCCCAGCGTCACCGCGATGCCCTGGATGAGCTGGCGCACGCGCCAGCGGCGCCTCACGTCGCGGACGATGCCGAGCAACTGGTGCTCCGTGTTCCGCGTCTTCGCCCATCGCTGCATCGTCATCCTCCCTTACTCCCGGAATCATGCCAGGCTCCGGCCCGGCCCCGGTCTCAGCTCGTCAGGCGCCTGCCAGCCCGGACACGGGCCGCTGGCGCGTCCAGCGGTTTGCGAGCACGCTCTCCACTCCCAGCACGAGCCCCGCCAGCAGCAGGAGCACCCACCAGAGTTCGGCGCGTCGCGGGACCGTTTCTCCGCCAGCGTTCGCGCCGTTCTCTCCGGCGCCTCCCGCCGTCGGGGCGACACCCGCCACGGCCTCCACCACGCGCTCCGTTGCCACCGGCGCCAGATCAGATTCGGTGATCCGGGGGTTCACCGCCACGGTCGTCGCGCGACCCGCGTCGTCCCGGAGCGCCACCTGGTAGAAACCCGCGCGCGGAAACTCGATCCACGTCGGCCCTTCGCCGACCTCCACCGGCTGCCGGTCGCCGTCCGGATCCACCAGGACCCACTCGGCCTCGTCCGCGGGGAGCCCCGCAGCGCCCACAGAGCCCGCCCCGCCCGTCCCGACGAGGGCCGTGAGTTCGAGCACGCCCCCGGCTTCGATCCAGCGTTCGGGCTCCCGGTATCCGGTGGCGTGCAGCGCCAGCCGGTGCACGAAGGGCAGGAAGACGGGCTGCAGCGCGAGGTCGTTCCAGAAACGGTCGAGGGTCGACGTCCACACCAGCACGCGCCCGTCGCCCACCGAATGTTCGAGCAGGGCGGGTTCGCCGCTGTCGAAGCGCGCCACTACCGCCGTGCCCCCGGCGGGCTCGAGGCTCCAGAATCGATCGAAGCGCGCGCCCGAAAAATCGCCGCTGCGGGGACCGGAGAACACCTCGAACACCGGGTGATCGTAGTCGAGCCACGACAGCCGGCGGCCGTCCGCGGCATCCACGAGAGAGCCGGGGCCGGAGCCGAGCAATTCCAGTCCGGCGTCGGACCACCGGTTCATGCTCGCATCCCGGCCGAGGACGATGAGCAGGCCCCCGCCTGCGCTCACCCACTCGCGCAGCCGGCCGGCCCGGCCCGCGTCGGCGAGGTCCGCGTCGTTGAGGATCGCGAAGTCCGCCGACGAGAGCGCGCCGGCATCGAGACCCGCGGCCGGAGACCGCGACGTCTCGATGCGGGGCGCGTCGCCGATGCCGAGGGCGCGCTCAAGAAAGAGGCTCCCCTCCGATCCCCTGCGGTTGCTCTCCAGGACGAGCGTGCGCAGACCCGCCTCGGGCGCCGCCATGAAGCGGAATTCGTCATCGATGGCCAGCCCGTCCGCCGGGACCGTGAGGCGCCCGCGGCTCCGTCCCTCGGGAAGGGCGAGGTCGTCGAACACCGCCGTGCCGACGCCGCGCGGCGGCATGTCCACCGGGACCGTGGCCACCGTCCGCCCAGCGATCTCGAGCGACACCGGCAGTCGCTCCACCGGCGCTTCGCCCATGTTCGCGAGCCGGGCCAGGAGCCGGACGCGACCGTCGTCGGCGGCCCGCACCGCCGCCTCCGCCAGCGCCACGTTGGCGGCTTCCTCCGGCGCGACGCTCGCCGCCCGCAACGAGACCCCGTCGGGAAGCCGCACCCGGCCGCCGTCCTCCCACCCCGTACGCTGGAAGTCCGAAACCAGCGCCACCTCGCGCGTCCGGTCCTCGGACTCCGCGAGGATCCGCCCCGCGAGCTGGATCCCCGCTTCGAGCCGCGTCCCGAGGTCGGTCGGCGACAGATCCGCGAGCGCCTCCCGTGCGGCCGCGAGGTCGAGCGTCAGCGGCACCCGCTCCCGCGCCCGCTCGTCGAACGTCGCCACCGCGACTCGATCCCCCTCCCCGAGACCGTCGATGACGGCGCGCGCGGAATCGAGCGCCGCCTCCCAGCGTCCCTCGTAGCCCAGGCTCGCCGACACGTCGAGGAGGATGACGACGTCGCGGGCCGAACCGGCCTCCACCTCCGCCACGGCGTCGAAGAACGGCCGGGAGAAGGCGAGGGCGAGGAGGATGACCGCGATGCAGCGCAGCGCGA
This window harbors:
- a CDS encoding BatA domain-containing protein is translated as MSFLAPWFLAGLGLLSIPIIIHLTHRQRSRVTVFPSLMFLRKLPFKTMNRRRIRHPLLFALRCIAVILLALAFSRPFFDAVAEVEAGSARDVVILLDVSASLGYEGRWEAALDSARAVIDGLGEGDRVAVATFDERARERVPLTLDLAAAREALADLSPTDLGTRLEAGIQLAGRILAESEDRTREVALVSDFQRTGWEDGGRVRLPDGVSLRAASVAPEEAANVALAEAAVRAADDGRVRLLARLANMGEAPVERLPVSLEIAGRTVATVPVDMPPRGVGTAVFDDLALPEGRSRGRLTVPADGLAIDDEFRFMAAPEAGLRTLVLESNRRGSEGSLFLERALGIGDAPRIETSRSPAAGLDAGALSSADFAILNDADLADAGRAGRLREWVSAGGGLLIVLGRDASMNRWSDAGLELLGSGPGSLVDAADGRRLSWLDYDHPVFEVFSGPRSGDFSGARFDRFWSLEPAGGTAVVARFDSGEPALLEHSVGDGRVLVWTSTLDRFWNDLALQPVFLPFVHRLALHATGYREPERWIEAGGVLELTALVGTGGAGSVGAAGLPADEAEWVLVDPDGDRQPVEVGEGPTWIEFPRAGFYQVALRDDAGRATTVAVNPRITESDLAPVATERVVEAVAGVAPTAGGAGENGANAGGETVPRRAELWWVLLLLAGLVLGVESVLANRWTRQRPVSGLAGA